The DNA sequence TCTTCTAAGGCTAAAGATAATGTTGATTTAGATGAGGTTGTTTTTTCTTGGTCTGATTCTAAGTCTTTAAAGAAGTTCTCCGATTTTTTAAACAAAGGTAGCATGATAGGTGAATCTACTAATTTCGCGAAGAACTTAGTTAATGAGCCTGCTTGTGTTGCTAGTCCTGCTTATATTGAGTCTGAAGCTAAAAAACTCGCGAAAAATTCTTCTTTGTCTTTGAAGGTTTTTCAAAAGAAGGATTTAGAAAAGCTAGGTATGAACTTGATTTTGAATGTTGGTAAAGGTAGTGATTTTGCGCCGAGACTTCTCGTCTTAGAATATAAAGGAGGAAGTAATTCTTCGAGTCACGTATTAGTTGGTAAAGGTATTACTTTTGATTCTGGTGGTTATAATATTAAACCTACAGGTTATATTGAAGATATGAAGCAAGACATGGCTGGTGCAGCTGCAGTTCTTGGAACTTTTAGGGCTTTAACTTTGTTAAAACCTAAGATTTCGGTTTCAGCAATTATTCCTTTGGCTGAGAACATGATTTCTAATAATGCTTACAGACCAGGAGATATTATTAAGTCGCATAATGGTAAATCCGTTGAGATTCTTAACACGGACGCTGAGGGTCGTTTAATATTAGCGGATGCTTTGAGTTATGCTACTAAGAAGTACAAAGGTGCTTGTTTTATTGATATTGCTACTCTTACAGGGGCTGCTGGTTTCGTAACGGGTCATTTAGCTACGCCTATGATTGGTAATAATAATAAGTTATTAGATGATTTGAAAGTTGCTGGTTTAGAGAGCTTTGATCGTGTTTGGGAGCTTCCTTTTTTTGAGGATTATCATGAATGGATGGATTCTGATGTCGCTGATTATTCTAATATTTCTAAGAAGTTTGATAGGTCCGCAGGCGTAATTACTGGTGGTGTGTTTTTATCTAAGTTCGTTGGGGATGAAAAGTGGGTTCATCTTGATATTGGTGGAACTGCTTATTTGAAGGAGCCTATTTTTTATAATCAGAAATACGCGTCAGGTGCTGGTGTTAGACTTTTAACGTATCTTCTTAATAAATTTTAATTTTTTTTATTTTTTTAGAATTTCGTTAATTATTTTTTGTACGTCTTTGTGTGTTTCTGCTATTATTAATTTTTCAGGATACTCTTTTTTTAGTCTTTCCACGAGTTTTTCTTGTTCGTGATGTTCAAATCGTATTAATACGCAGTTTATTCCTTTTTTTAAGAAGTCTTCTATGTTCTTAGGATCATCTTCTATAAAACAAATTACTTCGTGATTTTTGTACTTGTTTATTATTTCTTCGTAAGCTCTTATTTTTTTCTTTTCAAAAAATATTTCTTTAAGACCTACTTCGTTTTTTAAGTTCCATTCTTGAGTCGTAGACGTTATTTCTTTATATAATTCAGGTTCTTTTTTTGCGTGTATTCCTCTAGCAGTTATGCCTATTATTATTAATTCAGGATGTCTTTTTTTTAATTCTTTGTTCATATCTATTATTTCTTGTATTCGTCCAGTTTTGTAATGCGTGCTTTTTCTGAAATCTTCAAATGTAGAAAAAAGCAACGATTCAAGTTCTATGAAGTCATCTTTCTCGTATATGCTGGCATTTCTTTCCAGTATTATTTTTTTTGTTTTCTCTATTTTTTCTTTGTACTTATCATTCAACAACTCAACGTGTTCCTTTATACAATTACCATTTTTTTGTTCCATCAAGAAATAATCTATTAAGTAAGGCATCTTTGTTTCTAAGAATTTATTCATCAATTCTTCAGTTATAAGTCCTTGTTCAAACAAGTACTCAACGTGTTTCTCTTTGAAAGGATAAGAGACATTATCTATGTCTTGAAGTATTATTTTAGCCATTCTTATTCTTTGCTTTCAAGATATTTTTCTACTTGCATAGCTGCCATGCATCCGCTTCCCGCAGCTGTTATTGCTTGTCTGAATCTTATGTCTTGCACGTCTCCTGCTCCGAAAACACCTTTAAGATTAGTATTCATATCCCTATCTGTTTTCAAATATCCTTTTTCATCCAAATCAATTTTATCTTTGAATATATTCGTGTTAGGAATATGACCTAGAGCTAAGAATACACCGTCACATTTTATCTCTGTTATTTCTCCTGTTTGTGTATCTTTTAATTTCGCGCCTGTAACTCCTTGTTCATCTCCTAGTATTTCATGTATTTCTTTATTCCAAATAACATCTGTTTTAGGATTCTTAAAGAAACGATCCTGCATTATTTTGCTAGCTCTGAATTCATCCCTTCTATGTATGACTGTTACTTTATTTGCAAATTTTGTTAAGAAATTTGATTCTTCCATCGCTGAGTCTCCTCCTCCAACTACTAAGACTTCTTTTCCTCTGTAAAAGAATCCGTCGCAAGTAGCGCAAGTTCCAACACCGCGTCCTTTGTATCTTTTTTCTGATTCTATACCTAACCAACGAGCACTCGCACCCGTGGCTATTATTAATGATTCGGTTATTAATTCTTCTTTGTTACTCAATGTTATTTTATAATTTCCTTCGTGTTCTTCAAATTTAGTAGCTATTTCTTCTTTGAATCTCGCACCGAATTTTTCTGCTTGAGCTTTTGCTTTCTCTGTTAACTCAAGTCCTTGCACTCCTTCAGGGAATCCTGGGAAATTCTCTACTTCCGTAGTCATTGTGAGTTGTCCTCCACTTTGAGGGCCTGATATTACTAAAGGTGAGAGTGTTGCTCTCGCCGCGTATATAGCCGCGGTTAGTCCTGCGATTCCATTTCCTAATATTATGACTTTTTCCATCTTATTTCCTCTTATTATTCTCAAATCATTATTTAATTTATATGTCTTAGTATTTGTCTTTGTTTTATATTGTTTTTGGATGATTTATCTTATTAGTTGTTTTTTTGAGATAGTGTTTTAAATAAAAAATATTTATATAATTGATTGTCTTTCTCTATTCAATGATTGCTTGGATTTGTGATAGTTGCGGAGCTATGAATAAACAAGAAGAAAAACCTGTTTCTTGTCTTCTTTGTAATAGAAGAAGTAGTTTTACTCAAGTAGACGTAGTTGAAAAAAAAGATGAAGCTTCTGTTAAGTACGAAGAAGCTTTGAATAAATTAGAAGAATACGAAGAAGGCACTCCTAAAAGGAAGTTAGGGGATTATTCTTGTTCTTGTTCAAAAAAAGATTAAGAGGTGTTTTATGAAAAAATATGGTGATTCAATAGGGAGAGTTTATTTGTATTTGTTTTCAATGTTAGGATTAGTATTAGTTGTTATAGGAACTACTGGTTTAATTAATCTTGGTTTAAAAATTTGGATTTTTGATGTGACTGATCCTTGGTCTGCTCAGCCTCCTGCTCCTTATTGGAGTAACAGAATAGACGTTCTTACTTCTTGTGATGACTTATCCGAACAAGATAAAGTTTTAATGAATCAATGGCTTAAAGAGTATGAATCTTGGGAAGCTAATTCATCTGCGAGATATAAATCTTATCAAAATAATGAATCAGCTGCTAGGAATTTAGCATTATTATTAGTTGGAATTCCTTTGTTCTTGTTTCATTGGGGCTTAGTAAGAAAATCTAAAAAATAATCCTTTTTTTTTAAGGTATGTGAGTTATTATGTTTGATAAATCATCATTATTTATTATTATACTTGCTACTTTTTTTAATTCTTTAGATGTGGAATTAAAAGCTATGCTTAAACCAACTTCTTTGAAAGCTTCTAAGTCTTTCTCACTGTCTCCTATGTATATTACTTCTTTAGTGGATATTCTTAGATTAGAACATAATTTTCTTATTATTTCAGCTTTTTTCTCGTTGCCAGCTCCTATTGGCCAAAGAAATTCTCCAGACACTTTTTCATTTTTTATTATTAATTCATTAGCAAACAAGTAATCAACGCCATGATCTCTTTGTACTCTTCTAGCAACATCTATGCTAGACGCGCTTATTATCGCGGTTAAATATCCTTTTTTCTTCACATGATTAAAACGCTTCTTTAACACCTGGTAAATACTCTAAAGAATTAACTAATTCGTAATAAGGACTCGCGTCTCTTCCTTTCCATAATTTAACCACTACTTCTTCGACTAATTTATCGTAATCGCTATGTAAATATTGCTTTGTGAGTTCTGTTCCTTCTTTTAGTGTTCCAAATTTTTTGTGGAGTTCCATCCAGAAATTCATGTACTTAAATATTACTTCGTCCATATCGAAACAAACAAGTTTGTAAGTCATAATTTATTCATGTTGTGTTGTTTTTATAAATTTTTTTGAATAAATTATTTTTTTCTTTTAAGAATTAAATAAGTTATTATTGTTCCTAACGCGAAGAAAATTATTGAAGCTTCAGGTTTAGACGTTTTTGTTATTTCTATGATTGGCTTAGTGATTGCTCCTAGCATTAAACAAGATAAGAATGCCATTGTTTCATTATGATATTTTTTTAACAAATGATGTATTGCTCTGCTAAAAATACCTAATCCTGCTAGTGCACCTAATAAAAATGTTGATATCGTAAAATAATCATTGTGTATGTTTCTTAAAGCGGTTATCATGAATTCATAACCTCCTAATAATAAGAGGATTAGAGCTCCTGATATTCCAGGTAGTATCATCGCAGTAATTGTTATTGTTCCTAAGAAAAATGTTTGTACGTAACTAAATTCGTGTCCCGCTGTAGGAGTTATTATAGAAAGTATAACTCCTAATAATAAGCCTAGTATTCCTATAATGAATGTGTTTGTTGTTGTAACATTGTTTTTGATTAAATAAACACTAGCTATTAGTATTATTCCTGTTATTATTCCTAGTGTTTGAGCAAAATAATTATTAAGAAAATAACTCAACACTATCACGCTGATAATTATTCCTGTTATTACACCTATGACTAAGATTATTAAGAATTCTTTGTTTAGTTCTCGCCATGTTTTTTTTATTTTTTTCTTGTTAACAAAAATTATTGATTGTATTAATTTATAGAAATTATTTATTTCCTGTATTAATTCTTTGTATATGCCTGTTACTAGGGCCATGGTTCCTCCTGATATTCCAGGAACTAAGTCAAATAAACCCATGAGTGCTCCTTTCAAAAATAATAATGTTCTAGTTAAGACATTATTTTGTTGTTTCTTCATCTTTTCTTTACTTTTTTCTTTTTTGTTTTAAACTTTTCTAATTTTTTGGTTTCTTAATCAAAAAATTTATATTGTTCAACATTAAAAGTAATACTATGAAGACTTATGATGACTTAGCAAAATTCTATTTTAAGAGGCGTCAAGATAAAAAAAGGTTTGATTATAACAGAGACATAGAGGTTCCTGCTCTTATAAAAATGATTGGTCCGATCCGTGGAAAATCAGTTCTTGATATTGGTTGTGGATTCGGTGATCATGCGCTTTATTTGTCTAAGAAGAACCCTAAGAAATTTGTTGGCTTCGATTTGAGCAAGGAACTTATAAGCTTGGCTAAGCAATTAAAAATTAAGAATTCTGAGTTCTTCGTTGCTGATATGAATAATAAGTTTAAATTTAAAGACAGTAGTTTCGACGTGGTCTTCTCAGCTTTAGCTATTCATTACGCTTTGAATTTAGATAAACTATTCAAAGAAGTTAATCGCGTTTTGAAAAAGAAAGGAGTGTTTGTTTTCTCTACTGGGCATCCTATTTTTAATCTTCTTAATCAATCAGAGAATAGCTTAATAGGTGTTCGTAAAACCTCGGGTAAAAGATTAATTTTTGGTAATTACTTTGATGAATCTTTCAAGATTAACGATCTTGGTTCCATGGGTAAATTAGTTCTTCGTAATTTCACTTTTGAAACTCTTATTAAAACAGCTCTCAAATCAGGATTTGAATTAGTTGATTACGTAGATGCTAAACCTGTTGTTTCCTCTAAAAAAATTGATTCTGACAAGTACAGATTAACCAACACGCTTCCTAGCTTTATTCTATTCAAATTTAAAAAGAAATAATTTTTATGGTCGGACCCATTTGACTTCCCAATAAGTAACATCGGATTCATCCAACGGTTGCGTCCGTTGACACCGCGCTGGTGTTCGGGCTTTGCCTCACACCGTAATTTTTTATGGTCGGACCCATTTGACTTCCCAATAAGTAACATCGGATTCGTCATCTACTACTGCTAACATTAATCTTTTCTTTGTAGAATGCGCGACTCTGTTCTTCGCTGCGAATTCATACCAAGTAAGAGTTGTTCCTTCATGCACAGGATAAACAACCCATCTGGCGTGATCTTCTCCTGGTTTTACTCCTCTATCATATATTCTGAAATCCGCTCCGAATTTCAGAGCTGTTTTAACTATGTATCCTCTAGTTCTCATATCTTTAAAAACAGCGTATCTAACCCAGAAATTAGGTTCTATTTTGTTTGCTTTTTTGAAGTATTCTTGGAAACTCATTTCTTTTTTTCTATAATCTAGAACTTCCACTCTATTCTTTTCCATCAAGTACAAAGCTTCATGTAAACTTAGTTGTACTTGTCCATTCTCTAGAATTGAACCGAATCTGCTATGATTATATAATTCTCGGGCTTCGTTACTATTTTCTGTCACGATTCTTTCATTTGAAAAAACTGATTTTATCTTGGGTTTTCTCTTTGATTTTTCTTCTTCTTGTTCTTCGCGTTCTATGCCTTCTAATTCGTAAGTGACATTACTAATAAAGTTCTCTTCTTGTTCTTCTTTCTTCGCAGGTTTTTTCTTTGCCATTATTCTTCGTTAAATCTCTTTGTTTTATAAAAGTTGCTTTAAATATTAAGAATTATTTTTTGTAGTTCTCTAACTCTATGGTTTGTGTTGGAAAAGCGAATCCTATTTTTGCCTTTTCAAATTCTTCATACAGATTCATATTAACACTTTCTTGGATATCCATGTATTGATTATAATCGCTACTCTTCACGTAATAAACCACTTCGTAATTCAAACTAAAATCACCGAATTCTTTGAAGTGAACTCTGTCAAGGTCTGCTCCTTCAATTTTTTCAAATATCTTATTAACTATTCCTTTAATCTTTGCTAACTTAACCTTACCAGTATCGTACTTCACGCCGAAGCCAAACACGATTCTTCGCTTCTCCATTTGCTTATAATTATTAACTCTTGAATTAACTAATTCAGTGTTTGACATAACTAATTCTTGACCTTGCAAAGCTTGAATCCTCGTAGATTTTATACCTATGTGTTTCACAACGCCCATATCGCTTCCTACGATTATGAAATCTCCTTCTTTGAAAGGCTTATCAAAATAAATAATAAAAGCTCCAAATAAATCTGCAAGAACTGATTGTAACGCTAAAGCAATAGCTATACCTCCAATACCTAAACTAGCTATCAAAGGCGTAATTTCTATTCCTGCATTAGAAAGAATCATTAACAAAGCAATAGTCCAAATAGCTATCTTTGCAAGTAATCCTAACAAATTCATCAAGGAAGCAGAACTCTTAGATTTCTTATCTTTATTCTCTGCAATTTTTATCTCAATGAAATGATTAATGGCTTTAGATATTCCTTTAGCAACATAGAAACCAGCAAATACAATAGTTGCGTGATAAATTATTTTACTTATTAAAGGTAAAACTGTTAAGTACTGAGAAGCTATGTATACTGAGAGCAAGAAATAAAAGAACCACTTAATTTCTTTTATGAAATCAATAACTAAATCATCCCATTCAGTTTTTGTTTTCTTTGCTAATTTTTCTAACTTATTAAGTAAATAATAATTGAATAGTTTAAATAAAGCAAAAACAATTATGAAAATAGCAGTAGCTACTACGTAGTCTTGCACGGTGTTGTTCCACCAATTCAAAGATAGTATTTCGCCCAAATCAAAATTCATATACTCGGGTAATTAAAGGTCTTTTTTATATTTTTAGGTGGTTTACCAGAAAGTTTTAAATAAAAAACCTTGTTTTCTTGATTTGTGCCCAGGTCGCATAGCCTGGTATTGCGCAGGATTGCTAAGTACTTTAGTGCTTTAGAGAACCTACAATGCCAAAAAGATAAAAAACGCAAACATCCTGTCCCTTTGGGATCGTGAGTTCAAATCTCACCCTGGGCGTTTATCCTTCTAGGAGCATAGCCGTAGTAAAAATTACGGCTATTTTTTATAACCATTAATAAATATGCCTTGGCTTTTCTTTAAATGAAAAATGGATGGAAGCAAACAACTGAACATATATCCAACGAGAGCTAGAGCATTCAAGAAGGAAGAATTGCTCTTAAAGAGTGAAGATATAAGTGATGCGAACAAGGAATTGATAATGCGGTTTCAAGACTACTTGTTTAGCAAGAACGTAAGCGAGGTTAGAGTGGCAAAGCTATCTGCACAGCTAAGAAGATTATGTGATTGGATAGCTGAGCTTAATATTAACAAAGATTTGTCTGACTTAAAATATGCTGACTTAACGAGACTGATTGCATACATAAATTGTTTAGAGTCTTTAGCGCCTGCAACTCGTTCTGATTATAGGCGATGCTTAAAACAGTTTTTGAAATGGCATAAATACGAAGATGAGCGATTCTATGAATCTGATGAATTACTACGCAGGGACCTTGAGAAGCTCTATAATTATATATTAAAAGATGTTAGTGTTTCATATCCTGAAGCAGACATAGATCCATCAACAATAATAAATGATGAAGACATACGTTTAGTAATAGAAAAAGGAACAAGCTCACCTAAAGAAAAAGCATTCCTGGATTTACTTCAAGAAACAGGCGCAAGAATAGGTGAGTTCTTGAACTTGCGTATTAAAGATGTTATTTTCGAAAAAGATCATGCTAAAGTCTTAATACCGTACGGTAAAACAGGATCAAGACAAGTGTTCATATTAAGAAGCATACCAACACTTAGAAAATACTTAGAGGTACATTCTCTAAGAGAAAATCCTGATAGCTTTTTGTGGATTTCTGATTCTCCAAAAACAAGGAATCAACCAATGATGCATAGCGGCACAAGAAAAATGGTTAGTAAGTGCTTTGAGAAAGCAGGCTTAAAGAAAAGATGTAACTTACACTGGTTTAGACATAGCAGAGCAACAATACTCGCACCAAAACTAACAGAAGCAGTTCTGTGCAAATACATGGGTTGGTCAACAGGGTCGAAGCAAGTACGAAGATATGTGCATCCGTGTGTGTCTCAAGTCGAAGATGCTTTTTTAGGTATGTATGACTTAACCAACGGTAATAAACCTAAAGAAACCACGTTAAAATGCGTGTGTGGGACAGTGAATCCTCTCGAAGAGAAATACTGCTATAGGTGTTATCAGCCACTGAGATTAGAAACGTTGATGCAAGAGAAAGAGATGCTACACTCCGAGACAAATAAGTCAATACAACTACTAATGGAAATAAGCAAGAACCCGGACCTAATGGCCAAATTCAACGAATTCAATAATACTATGAATAACAACCTCTAAAGAGTTTTTAGTTAATATTTGCATCCATAATATTTTTGAAATAGTAATAATATTTAAAGATGTAATTATGTTTAATTGCATACAATGGAAAATTGCATATTTTGTAAGATTGTAAAAAATGAATCGCCTTGTTGGAAAATTTATGAAGATAAATTGGTGATAGCTATATTTGATATTTATCCTGCAATAGAAGGACATATCTTAGTTATTCCAAAAAAACATTATAAAGACATATATGACATTCCTGAAGATTTAATTAGCCATATCTCTAAAATTTGTAAAAAAATAGCCTTGAATATTAAAAAAACAATTGGTGTTGAAGCAGTTAATTTAATTCAAGGGAGTGGTAAATACGCACAGCAAGACATATTTCATTTTCATATGCACGTTATACCTAGAAGAAAAAATGATGACTTTAAATTACATTATGAACCAAAAATAAACATTAAGCAAAAATTCGATGACTTATTAAATAAAATAAGCTCTGAAAAAATTTAACCATGTATGGTTTTTTTAATAAATTCAAATCTTTCCTTACTATTAGCAACAGCCTCTTTATTCGATAAATTTATTAAGGTTGTTTTATTTTTTTATAATTATGGTTAAAAACTTTGTGAATCCTTATGATGTTAAAGGTATTGTTGATTATGATAAATTGATTGAAGAATTTGGTTTAAAAAAAATCGATGACGCATTATTAAACAGAATAAAAAATATAACAGGAGATCTTCATCCTATGCTATCAAGAAAAATATTTTTTGCGCATAGAGATTTAAATTGGTTATTTGATGAGTATGAGAAAGGAAATAAATTTTTTATATATACTGGTTGTGGTCCTTCAGGACCTATACATATAGGACACATACTAGTGTGGTATTTTACTAAATGGCTTCAAGAAAAGTTCGGTGTAGATGTATATTTTCAATTTACAGATGATGAAAAATTTATGTATAAAAATATGACTTATGACGAAATTCAATATTGGTTAAATGAAAATATTCTTGACGTTATAGCTGTGGGATTCGATCCGAAAAAAACACATTTCATAATTGATACAAAACATGCAGGATTATTATATCCTGAAGCGATAAAGGTGGCTAAAAAAATTACTTTTTCAACAATAAAAGCAAGTTTTGGTTTTAATGATAGTACAAATATCGGTTCAATATTTTTTACATCTATGCAAACAGTTCCGGCTTTTTTACCAAGTATTTTGAAAAATAAAAAAATTCCTTGTTTAATTCCTCATGCTGTTGATCAAGATCCTCATTTTAGAATAACTAGAGATATTCTTCCGAAATTAGGACACTATAAGCCTTCAAGTATACAATGTTCATTTTTACCTCCGTTAAGTGGGATTGATGGAAAAATGAGTAGTTCTGAATCAATTAAAGGAATTTTGACAACAGACACATTTAAAGAAATAAAAAATAAAATAAACAAATATGCCTATTCAGGCGGTCAAGAAACTTTAGAAGAACACAGATTAAAAGGAGGAAATCCCGAAATCGATGTTTCATTTCAATATTTAAAATATATGTTTGAGGGATCAGATGAAAAACTTTTACAAATAGAAAAAGATTATGTTTCAGGGAAACTTTTATCTGGCGAATTAAAAAAAATTACTATAGAAAAAATTACAAAATTTATGTCTGATCATCAAGAAAGAAGAGAATTGGCAAAGGGAAAAGTTTCTCAATTCATGCTAAAACACTAATCTTTATTTAGAAAATCCATTGTTGGTAGTAATAATTTATCTATTTTATTTCGGTAAGTATTGCTTGTTTCACATTCGTCTCCTACTACGGTTAAAGGGCTGATGAAATTATCTAGTTCTATTAAAGATTTTTTTGAAAGATAAAATTCTGAATTTGGCAAATAATGAACTAATTGTTCTATTTCTTTTCGTTTATTTTTTTTATTAAGAACATTTTTGTATTTTTTCCAAAATGAAAAGTCTTTTTCTCGCATAGATTTCACACTTTCTGCTAAATTATATGTGGGTTCGCCAGATAAACGACCATAAAGCAAACCTATAAAAAAATAGTTTTGCATAGCAAAAACTTCTGCTAAATCTGGGTCTCTTTGTTCGTAGGATTTTACTTTTAATACATTCCAAATTAGTTTAAACCACATAGATTCCATTTCGGATTCTGATGTTCCTTTTTTTAAAGGCATATTTGCAAATTTAATAAATTGTTCCTTGATGTTTTTATTTTTTGAAAAAACAAGTTCGGCTTTATTTAAAAGTTTACTAAGAAGATTCACATCGTAGCTAGAAGGTATGGTGAATTTATTTTCTTCATAAAGCATTAACTCTAATCTTGAATCTTTAATGTGGTAATGTAGTGATTGTATTTTAGATATTTTTTCAGAAGTCACTGCAAAAAAATCAAAATCTGAAAACGTCGATTGTATGTTGTTTGTTTGTTTTGCTCTTGACCCACATAAAAACATTCCTTTAATTTCTGACTCGCCATATAACGCATCAATAAATCTGTCAAATTCTCTTAATTCAGGGTATTTATTTAAAAAAGTGTTTATTTGTTTCATCGTAATATGTTTTATCAAATTCTTTTTTGTTTTTTTTAATCCAATTTAAAATCTCGTTATTTGTCTCTTTACTTGTATAAGGAGACATAGGATATAATTTAAATGTTCTGATTTTATAACGACTCGATAGTGAGAAAACCCATTGGTTTTTGTTATTATTTTTGTTTAAATATTTATAAAATTCTCTTTGATAATTATTTATTTGTTCTTGTTTAGATTCATCAAAACATAACATTTTTTTAAAATTCATTTTATTATTAAAAGGATTTATAACAAATAATGTGCACCAGCCTAGAGCATGATCGTTACATGAAACAAAAGTTTTATCTTTTCTTAATTTCTCTCTTAAATCTTCAGCCACATCAATGTAGTTGCCTATTAAATATTGAAATCCTTTTATTCCTAAAGAAGATAATGAAATATATGCCGAAACGGGCCCTATTGCGCTTCTAGATGTTTCTAAAGTATATTGTCCAGGGGAATAACCTGAAATCTCAAAAGATTGAGCTGTTGCTCCTCTTGAACCTTCTGCAACGTATTTTATATCTGTTTTATTTTTTAACATGAAAACACTCGAAATATACTGGGTAAACCCGGTTTTATGAAAGTCTACTCCGAATGAATCTGCATATTTTAATTGTTTTATTTTAGTATTCATAATTTTTATTTTTTTAAGACTTTTTTTTGAAAAAGATAAAGGATTTTTTGAGAAATCATATTGGTTGAACATCAAAAAAACCCAACCGCTTACTGCATCAACATGAATATGTGGTTTATAATCAAGATTGTATTCTTTATAGATTTTCTCTCTGATTTTGTAAACTTTATAAATAGGATCGACAGAATAGTCATAAGATTCTCCACCATTTAAAATAATACTTCCAATTTTTTTACCTTTTTTTATCGCTTTTATCATTTCACGTTCTAAATCCGCAGGACATATTACTCCATTATGAGTTTTTAAAACTATGTCGTTATTGATGCCCACTCCGAGCCAATCACAAGAAGTTCTGTGACAAGAATGTGTTTCTTCATTGTCTATAAAAACTATATTTTTTACACCTTCAAGAGAAGCATTAGGTTGACTTTTATTTAGTCCAATTTTCATACCATAAAGATTTGTTCCTGTTCCTCCAAACGTAAATATGCCTAATGATTTTTTTTCATTCCAATTAACTAAATTACTAATAAATTTAGTTAAGTCTTTTTCTAGTTCTAATAAATTTCCACAACCAATTTCAGTTACTAAAGTTGGATTTAACATATCAATTAAGACTTGAGAAGAGATACTTGGCAAAATAGGAGGTGGTGTGACATTAAATTGTGTTCTTGTAGAACGCCAAATCAAACAATTATTTAAATAATATTGTAAATTTGAAAAAACTTTTTTCAAATCTTGTGGTTCTTCAATATTAAAAATTTTGTTGTTGTTTGTTACTAATCTAGGGGAGTTTTTATTTAAGTGTTTAGAATATATTGAATTTATGAAGTTTAACTGCCTTTTTATTTCATCAATATTTAAAGAATTTTCTTCTCCAAATAGTTGTTTTATTAAAGTTTTATTAACTTTTTTTGACATTAAGTTATAGAGCCTCCTGAGTATTTATAAAGATTGTTTGTTAAAACTCGGAAATTTTGCGATTTTTTTTTTTTTTTTTTTTTTTTTTTTTTAAGTATTATAAATAATACGCGCAGTATTTTTTTGGTTACTTTTTTTGAAAATTTTGTTATTGTTTGCTTGAATTCTAGGTCTGTAATGTTTTTGACTTGATAGAATTCAACGTATTGGTCTTTGTCATTCGTTTAATTAATGTGATGTGTTTTTTTATGTAAGAATGTTTGTAATAAAAAAATAATAATTACGCACCATGGTTGGAGA is a window from the Candidatus Woesearchaeota archaeon genome containing:
- a CDS encoding mechanosensitive ion channel family protein, coding for MNFDLGEILSLNWWNNTVQDYVVATAIFIIVFALFKLFNYYLLNKLEKLAKKTKTEWDDLVIDFIKEIKWFFYFLLSVYIASQYLTVLPLISKIIYHATIVFAGFYVAKGISKAINHFIEIKIAENKDKKSKSSASLMNLLGLLAKIAIWTIALLMILSNAGIEITPLIASLGIGGIAIALALQSVLADLFGAFIIYFDKPFKEGDFIIVGSDMGVVKHIGIKSTRIQALQGQELVMSNTELVNSRVNNYKQMEKRRIVFGFGVKYDTGKVKLAKIKGIVNKIFEKIEGADLDRVHFKEFGDFSLNYEVVYYVKSSDYNQYMDIQESVNMNLYEEFEKAKIGFAFPTQTIELENYKK
- a CDS encoding site-specific integrase, which translates into the protein MDGSKQLNIYPTRARAFKKEELLLKSEDISDANKELIMRFQDYLFSKNVSEVRVAKLSAQLRRLCDWIAELNINKDLSDLKYADLTRLIAYINCLESLAPATRSDYRRCLKQFLKWHKYEDERFYESDELLRRDLEKLYNYILKDVSVSYPEADIDPSTIINDEDIRLVIEKGTSSPKEKAFLDLLQETGARIGEFLNLRIKDVIFEKDHAKVLIPYGKTGSRQVFILRSIPTLRKYLEVHSLRENPDSFLWISDSPKTRNQPMMHSGTRKMVSKCFEKAGLKKRCNLHWFRHSRATILAPKLTEAVLCKYMGWSTGSKQVRRYVHPCVSQVEDAFLGMYDLTNGNKPKETTLKCVCGTVNPLEEKYCYRCYQPLRLETLMQEKEMLHSETNKSIQLLMEISKNPDLMAKFNEFNNTMNNNL
- a CDS encoding HIT family protein, with amino-acid sequence MENCIFCKIVKNESPCWKIYEDKLVIAIFDIYPAIEGHILVIPKKHYKDIYDIPEDLISHISKICKKIALNIKKTIGVEAVNLIQGSGKYAQQDIFHFHMHVIPRRKNDDFKLHYEPKINIKQKFDDLLNKISSEKI
- a CDS encoding tryptophan--tRNA ligase, with the translated sequence MMVKNFVNPYDVKGIVDYDKLIEEFGLKKIDDALLNRIKNITGDLHPMLSRKIFFAHRDLNWLFDEYEKGNKFFIYTGCGPSGPIHIGHILVWYFTKWLQEKFGVDVYFQFTDDEKFMYKNMTYDEIQYWLNENILDVIAVGFDPKKTHFIIDTKHAGLLYPEAIKVAKKITFSTIKASFGFNDSTNIGSIFFTSMQTVPAFLPSILKNKKIPCLIPHAVDQDPHFRITRDILPKLGHYKPSSIQCSFLPPLSGIDGKMSSSESIKGILTTDTFKEIKNKINKYAYSGGQETLEEHRLKGGNPEIDVSFQYLKYMFEGSDEKLLQIEKDYVSGKLLSGELKKITIEKITKFMSDHQERRELAKGKVSQFMLKH